The nucleotide sequence ACagttctcttctcctctttctgctGTCCATGCTTAGTatggcacacacagacacacaatgccATGACTAAAGCAATTTCTCCCTATTTTGTCTGCTTTCaggtgtgattttttatattgcccACACCTGTTACTAGCCCCAGGTGAGTTTAAAGGAGCATCCCATGCTtgaaacaatcttatttattcacaattttgaaagggtgccaataattttgtccagcccatttttggagttttgtgtgacattatgtcaaatttgcttttttccctccgtttttttgttttgttccaatacacacaaagggaataaacatgtgtatagcaaaaaatgtgttaatgcaatacttttctgtgagaaatacttgattttctggaaGAATTTCAGGGGTGCCAAgaattttggccatgactgtataTATATGCAGTATAAGATGATTATAAAGACCACTTCGGAAGATGTAAACCACGCTGCTCCAGAAGAACTCTCTGTTTCCATTTTTAAACActacaaacgtttgaacaaaatacaatcaaCAGTTTTTGACCAAACcgaaacaaatatgttttaactatatgtaagatttaaataacaacaatacattttctttttaagaaactggaagtgcttctggactaGTGTATATATCTTACAAAGTGGTCTATATAAGATGAATATAGTGATGATTGTATATAAGATGGAACAATTAAATATAGCATTTAAGTGAAAATAGAACATTAAAAGAGAagaaattatgaataaaaactcaaatgcTGAGTAAATGGAGAcattcaattttcatttttgggtgaactacacatttaaaattaatatcaaagtaaaaaattatagTTGATGGACACAGCATGAAGTCAgggcagaaaaaaaagaaaagaattcAGGAAATCAGTTGAGTAAAATAAGTAGAAGTAGCGAGTGAAATCAGGGGTGTAACCCCAGAGGTTGCCAGACGGTTGTCACTCACTGGAATGGATCTGCTGAGGTAGCGTGCTGGAAACCCACTGAGTCCAGCACGTACTGGACCTCTACGAGGGCTTGGACGGTTCCTGGAGAACAGACTGTAGCCAGTTCTGTTTACAGGCCTGACTGTATGGCTAGCACTTATGCTGTTAGCTCCAGGGAGGGTATTGACGTTCATGTCAACCTCTTGACTGTAGTTTAGGTGGGAGGGAGGCGGTCGGGGGTCAGAAGCAGGGTAGCCAAAGCTGAATCCTGATGGAGGAGCTGGGGAGCATTGGGTTAGGCCAGGAGACGGGGAGGGAGTGAAAGAGGATTGAGGTGTGCTGTTGGCATCTTCGAGGAAGTTGCTTTCATCGTACAGGTTGCCGAGGGAGTGAGCTAATCGTGGACTGAAGCTGTGCGGGGTGCATAAATGGGGAAGTAAAAGAGGTTTGGGTATGTAAATTAGATCTGGTCTAAATCACACATGCTAAGCAGTCACATCAACCCACCTTTTAAGGTTACCAGCAGATGAGGAAGGGCTGCGTGCTAGTCTCCGTGCAGGCGAGGAGGAGTGGAATAGAGGAGCTTTGGAAGATTTGGGAGGTGAAATGGTGCTCTGAGCTGGATTTAGCACACTATCAGAAATGACAAATCAGCATAGTTTATTTCTAGAGTtcctaattcattcatgtagaCACATAAGGAAGGAAACTTGTTCCTTGTTACAACATTTGttgtacttaaagggatagttcaccaaaaatgtatCCTGtcaaaaaatctttcattagttactctctagttgttacaaacctgtataaatttatttggccaaacagttctcggccgctattgactatcatagtaggaaaaatgaaaatggtagaCAAAGTTGCCCCAAAACTGTTCGAtgtcctgcattcttcaaaatatcttcttaagtgttcaacagaacaaagaaattataaagtaatttttccaactatggtcaatggggtccaaaaactgtttggtcaTAAGCGATATTCCAAtatgtgttcatcaaaacaaagaaatttataaagatttggaaaaactcgaaagtgagcaaataatgacagaattgttatttttggatgaactttcaaagatatttgaaattatttccTAAACAGGAAGTGagtaatatttttgtattaatgtcACTGCCACATCAATTTGGTGACACTCCTACCTACTGGTTATAAACAAAACCTTAGTAAAAAtgcccaattttttttatattgtaatcaTTTCAAATCCATTCTTGTCTTATACATCTATCTGAAAGTGAAGTTTTGTAAagaattttatttaacttattttctCTGACATCATTTTCGAGGAACATCATAACAAGTTGCTGGCAAGGATGACAAAACAGCATGTGAGGTTCTTTTAGTATATTgacatgtatttacatttaattaccagatcttgtaaaaaaataacacaaattaatttGTATATGCGAACACTTGCATCCATTGTAAAGTATAATTTCATGGGTACCAATTGGCTGTGATGGAAGGTCTGGGATGGCGTTGGCCCTTTAATGCTAGTAGTTTGTCCCCTTGAGTATGTATCATGTCCTCTTCTCTGAAGTCATTCTatagaataacaaaacaaagtgTCAATGACAGTCTCAAGGTGTGTTTAAATTGACAGCAATTTGTGGCGACAAAGTGACAGGaagtcatacatttttaataagagTTGGCCTTGTAAGGTGACTTGAGCTATAGTTATCGTTGACGGTATGCAAAGTGTGGCTGTTTAGAGATAAGACAATAAAACATCTGTGCAACGCGCGATAATGCAATGTTGCATCAGAGGAGATGTTGCGttactgtaaattatttatattatttgtatactATTATAAGTAGGTTATCTTCAAAAATAGAAAGTATTTTTATGATTACCAATAAAGATGCTGTTAAAGCCAATAATGCTTTATTGTACAGTGAACTCAAATATAAGTTATGATGGACATCAGGGTGACATCTCAGATGTCTCACCTCATTCACACTCTGTGGCTTAAGACTGGCACTGTCGATCGAAATGTCATCCATGCTGGAGATGAGACGGGACATGTTTCTCTCTTGTTGCCGACTTTGTCTCAGCTGCTGTTGTTTTTGCTGTGAACGATAAAGGTCGCCTTGCACCCACATACTGTGTTGTTTCCTATAGGGAGAGACAGATGAAAGCGTCTTTATGAAATCTCTGAGGAACTTCTTTTATCGCCTCATGTTTCAAGATCAGTCTCTCACACCGTGTCCTTACTAAACGAGGCGCTGCGATAAAAGGTATCTTTCCATGTTAATCAGAGGTTTCGTCCTAACCAGCCGCGACGGGCAACGGCCGTTTCTATTTtagaaaaacattaacatgGAAAGATACCTTTTATCGCTTGTCGCGGCATCGCGTCACGTTTGGTGAGGACACGGTGTCAACCTTTACTTACTGTTCGAGAAAGTGCTGCTGCGGTCCAATGACGGAGCCGGGCCTGCAGATCCGTATCCAGGCAATCGCCTCAGGTGCTGTGAAACGATAATGCTTCATCATGTAGCACCCTATAAGAGTGCCTGTCCTACCAAGCCCCGCTGCGAAGAAAGTGTGAGAATGAAAATTATGACACATGTGACGCAGCTTTACTATACATTGTTGCTACGCAACTTACCCTTGCAGTGGACAGCCACAGCACCATTTGCACTCTCACAGATGTGCAGAAAGCGTCTTGTGATCAGATCACTAGGTGTGGTGCCGTCTACAAAGAACAGGTCATGATGATCAAATCCGGCATCTGTGAAGCGGCGACCTTCATAGATTTTCTTGTTCAAGCGCACAACATCCATGACATTGTGTTGGCGGAAGTAGGGGAAGTATGCTTCAGGACCATGCAAAGGATAACCTAACAGAACCAAAGCATCGTTATCATAACACAACTTATCTACTTTTTTGTCGCTGCTGTTTCCTTATACTTgagttcaatttatttaaatagaacCTTTCATAATGTACAATGCTCCATTGAAACGATGAGAAAAATAAACCGTAATAAAAGAACGAAGAAAAAAGTGCATTACATCCTCTAGGAAGTATGCCAAAGGCACAGTGATCAGAAAATCCTCCCTAATATGGCTAGGAATATGAGGCAAGCCCtccttaattaaaataatattttgcatgtttaaaatgtttatgaattatCCAGTTTCTCTTCTAAGTTGCCTTTCCTTTCATCCGGACAACAACTGAAAATCTGGTGCCCCTTCTTTAGAAAATTATCACAGTAAAGAAATCTAAAAAGGCATTACAGAAGAATAgatagaaaagtaaaaaaaaaaaaacacagagggAAATGAGAGTTGGAAACGAGTGGCAATGATTTAGCTAAAATATACAGTAGCAGCTCACCATTTTCAATTTTACTCTTGGGATGAGGTCCACTGAAGGCCAACAGTTTTCCTGGCACAATCCAGTTAAAGTCACCGTTTTCCACACGCTTAAAAAAGGagaggaaaaaaatacacatttaataatttaataatgtattaaatatatattattatataatatatatatgaaatgttGACTGTAAAGGATACAATTGATCAAGGTTAAGAAATGGGAACAATACCTCATAATGTTCATATTCTTCAACATCAAAATTCTCAAAGTCAAAGAAGCCGTGTTGTAGGGCCTAAAGGGAATCAACAtgcttttaaatattatttaaagatgAAGTGTATAATTTTAATACATCCCCCCTTTGCCATCAGCTGGATACAACGTGAAGTCCTGCCCTAAATCTCATGTCATTGGTTGAAGCAGTCCTGCTATGTTAGGTTACTCAAACAGAATATGCATTGTTTacttatatttcattatttacaataatctCTGTATATTAAGACAAATCGCAGGCAAAGACATCCAAATTTCATGCGTGATTGCAAGAGAATTTTCTAAACCTCTCCACCCTCTTAGTGTATTGTTTTATCTTGCTTCCTGTTCATTATTACAATGTGTGGAATGTctttatgtgttttttctgaTACAAACTGTGCCAATTCTTTCTCTTGTGTCACCACTGAAAAGATAGATACAGTAATTGGATTTAAGAGATTATGAACAGGTGATTAAGAGCATTTCACATATAAGCAAACTTGAGCCAAAGAGGCTCCACAACCTTATTACTTACTAACCTCAATACAGTACAGTTTCTATTCTGACATATCAAGAGTTACATATAAAACATGGGGATTATTATAAGAGAGAAAAGCCATGACAAAATGACTGTTTAAATACACTTACCTTGCGGATTCCTTGTAAACAGTCTAAAATGGATAAATTATATGTGCAGTTGCCAAAAGCAGCATCTCTGCATGGatataaagtgaaaaaaaatgaatgagttTAATACAAATTAGAGAATTCTGATAGggaaaaaaggcaaaaaatctGTAAAGAAAATCACTATGCAGAACTGCCTCAAAATGATCCATATAATAACTGACTAATGTAACGAGATCTGATTAGTTTTACAGTTGAATGTGGTATGCACACTTTCAGAAGTGCATGCAGCTTCCTACCTGAAAGGCAGGTATGACACATTGGTTCCAGAGATCAGAGCCCGATACACCTCCTCTGGAGTCCTCTTTAAGTAGATTACCTAGAGAAAAGCAAGAGCAAGAAATGACTAGAAATTTCTTTCAAGACAGATTCTGAAAACACAGGGTCAACTGAGTATAAAGATTTCTTGCTCTTTTCCACTGTTGAACCCTTGTGCCATGTGACCTtgcccatttaaaaaaatgttgagatATTCTGTCATAACTGACTCACCCGTAGGATGTTTGAGTTGCGTTTtgccataaaaataatttttaagaaCATCCAGGCCATTTTTCTATGTAATGAAAGTGTACAGAATATTCTTGAGATGTCAAAATCTAACATCAGTGAATGACAGAAAATGTATGGACTCACTGCATAAGCACCAATAAGAACAGCAGCATTGGCTCTTTTTCGTTGATCATAGCTGGTGTAGTGGATGATACGCTTTCTGGATAGAGTAAAAGActgaaaacataaacaacacataaacacattaatTTAACAAACATTATGAACGTATAtactttaattttataaattgcTTTTGTGGAGGATAGTACTGCTTCATTTCCTAAAAAGTTGACTTGAAAGTTACATGTAACTTCAATAATAATGAAGTAAAAAGAGTGTATAAACAGAAACGACGGTTGATTGTGGTTAGTTATTATGGACACTTGGTTATTGGatattttgttgtaaaatgcaaagacattcatacatttaaatgttgctTAGTCTTGCTTTTTAGGGTCTTTGTAGATTATCAGGATTCAGAAACACATTCTTAACCAATACATAACCCAGCACAGTGTCCTTTATCTGTCAGTTCCAGATATATCCATACATAGCAAGTCATTTCAGGATAATGCCACTAAAGCTGATGCATGTTTCTTTCGTTCATGTCAGAAACTTCTGTTACACAGAGGTCTGTGAAATAGCCCTACAGCGCTGTTTACTGGTCATAATAGAAACTGCATGTTGCCCATCACAACAaatttgaagaatttaaaaaaagtaaagatCTTAACCATTAAACAGATATGACTGATGACTCCCAGAAGTGGTGACTTGAAAACACTTAAGGCTTCACATAATgaactattaaaatatttgtattcctATTTATTTCCTTTGCCAGACTTAATGTAGGGCACTGATCACTTTAGATTTCCAAGTGAGACATGTTTCTATTTATctgtaaaacagtttttaaatctGGTAGTTTCAGGCTTAtgttttaagaagttttaaagaGATTGATCTTACCTTTAGTTTTTTGTTCAGTTTGCAGCAATATCTGTACAGCATTGCTAGATTAAGGGGTCCAAAATCTGCATAAAAGCTGTGGGACAGAAATCCATGAAGTCATCAGTTGTAAAACAATGATCAAGAGCATGCACATTCAACTTTCTTTGTTAACCCTAGTTACATTTGtaactcattttaaataaatttaagggGCTTATGTACAGATGACTCACttacttttcataaataaattcatCATCTGTACAgaagaaatgtgtgtttgctgtGCTCTTGGGTTTGCTTCTGAGTGTAGCGAAATATAGACGATCTGTGAAAAAATAGAAAACGGTAAAGTAAAATAGAAAATCAAACCAAAATCCTCTTTACATCTGGActtaaaatagaaaagaaagaaaagaaaaagaaagaaaaataacaaacatccTCATAACTCAACtctactttatttatatagcgctttttacaattttcattagCATTATCATCATAATCATAATAACATAGCATTAGTTAATGTACAGTTATATAGTGAACTAGTTGAGCAATTTTTTAATTCTAATGTACATCAAAGTGTATTTAGGCTGCATCTGACCTGTCTAGAAAATAATACTTACCTTTGATAAACTCTGAAGCCCCGATCAGTTCATTGCAATCTCCCATCGTATATATTCACAAAACTTCGATGTTTCAAATCAAGTTTTTATGTTCGGACATCCgggaaattaaaaaataaacattccaatCGTGAATCCGCATGTAAAAGGTGAATCTGATAAAGAGGTACAGTAAATCAAATCTTGTTATAACCCACTGAATCCCGTAAGCTCCTCTAAAGAAAGCAAATCCTCTAAGTCTCTTGCGAACGGAAAGTGACATAAAACATGATATATCTCTTAAAGTTTAATGCTGTTTCTCAATTTTTGGACATACTTTGCACTAACTACAGCACGCTTGAGTTTCCTGGTGCGTTCTTCAATCGTAGCAAACTTTATAATGCATGTTAAAGAACATTGCCTAGTAACCACGTGTTACACCACCACACAAATACGCGTTGCTAGGGAGGGGCTTATTTTGACCAATCAGTGCCCGAGGGGTAGCGCCTAATGTAAACACTAAAATGAAGTTTTTAGATTAGCGATTGATTTTTGTTCTCTTTAGCAGCACTGAGGTGTAATAGCTGGATACACTATacgacttttaaaatctgaacagatcttttaaaaactagacatcaaacacttgcagactttttgtaaatttcagatagaaacacacaaactgatcaaatctgcagactgacgCAGACTTTCTGGAACAAGTCTAGACTGAAAATATGTGCAAAATCTGGgcagtgtattttagccttaagtaATATCATGATTCGTTGCACGTTTccttctctatctctctctacgTAGTTTAGAACTCGTTGTAAAGTAGCCTATTGCACAAAACATTAACATAATTATTTTGCTGCCAAATTTTGCTGTGTTTAAAAACAGCACTAAAGCAAAGTGTCGTATGGCCTTTCACCATCAGCTGCTTTATGTGCAGCTGACACGCTCTAAATCTGAAACGCTTTAATATGATCAGGCCTGGGTCAGCTCATGCTTAACCACAAATACCAACAACATGCAATCTGTCGATTCATAGTTATAAtatactttgaaaaaaaatacatatcatCCCACAAAGCCGTATGGCATACTATGATCGTGAttgacaaacagacagacagacagatactaGTTTTACCTGTAATGTGTGTAATCCAGGCCGTTGGTGGCACCATGGCTGGACGTCTACGCTTGATGCGCCAGTGTCCCCCCCAGGCCGACACATGGGACATGCCTTCATTGAGTTCCGTCAAGAGAGGAAGATGATACTGTTGACGAAGAgtttatgtaaatgaaaaacatcCTTATGTCGTCCCCCATCGAAATGAAACTAGAGACAATCAGATTCGGAAGTTTTCTTGAGTCACAGAACGGAAGAAATAAGCTGCATTTTTCAAAGAAGTTGAGGCAAAGAAACAGCTATACGGCTCTACCTGCCAATGTGCCACGACACAAAGGTACGAGCTGCTCAAGTGACAGACTCAGGTTACAGCTCAACTAAACAAAGGGTTTCATACTGCTGGAGGTTTTCTGTGACTCTCAGTAACTATAAAGGAGGGAATGTCACTCCTCACTTCTTGCTCTGGTTGGGGTATGCAATATGAACTCAGTGGCACATTCCTATTTTCTCGAGTCTCTGTCACAAGGAGTGAACTGGGAATTTCACCGTTCTGGCAGTGTGTGGAGCACCTTTCTCTTATTCAAGGCTCATTGATAATAAGGCTGTTCTGAGGCAACACCTGAGATGATGACGCGGTGTAGAGGCCAGAGTGCAAATGGAACAGGGTGTCTAATAACAACTAACAGTGTTACAGGAGAGGTTATCAACACTGTATGTACATATGTGAGAAACAATGGAAGCTTTTAACTTGTATAGTTTATAATATactattttattgcttttagtgttg is from Triplophysa dalaica isolate WHDGS20190420 chromosome 3, ASM1584641v1, whole genome shotgun sequence and encodes:
- the cdc14aa gene encoding cell division cycle 14Aa isoform X2, with protein sequence MGDCNELIGASEFIKDRLYFATLRSKPKSTANTHFFCTDDEFIYENFYADFGPLNLAMLYRYCCKLNKKLKSFTLSRKRIIHYTSYDQRKRANAAVLIGAYAVIYLKRTPEEVYRALISGTNVSYLPFRDAAFGNCTYNLSILDCLQGIRKALQHGFFDFENFDVEEYEHYERVENGDFNWIVPGKLLAFSGPHPKSKIENGYPLHGPEAYFPYFRQHNVMDVVRLNKKIYEGRRFTDAGFDHHDLFFVDGTTPSDLITRRFLHICESANGAVAVHCKAGLGRTGTLIGCYMMKHYRFTAPEAIAWIRICRPGSVIGPQQHFLEQKQHSMWVQGDLYRSQQKQQQLRQSRQQERNMSRLISSMDDISIDSASLKPQSVNENDFREEDMIHTQGDKLLALKGQRHPRPSITANCVLNPAQSTISPPKSSKAPLFHSSSPARRLARSPSSSAGNLKSFSPRLAHSLGNLYDESNFLEDANSTPQSSFTPSPSPGLTQCSPAPPSGFSFGYPASDPRPPPSHLNYSQEVDMNVNTLPGANSISASHTVRPVNRTGYSLFSRNRPSPRRGPVRAGLSGFPARYLSRSIPSLQSEYAQY
- the cdc14aa gene encoding cell division cycle 14Aa isoform X1; translated protein: MSHVSAWGGHWRIKRRRPAMVPPTAWITHITDRLYFATLRSKPKSTANTHFFCTDDEFIYENFYADFGPLNLAMLYRYCCKLNKKLKSFTLSRKRIIHYTSYDQRKRANAAVLIGAYAVIYLKRTPEEVYRALISGTNVSYLPFRDAAFGNCTYNLSILDCLQGIRKALQHGFFDFENFDVEEYEHYERVENGDFNWIVPGKLLAFSGPHPKSKIENGYPLHGPEAYFPYFRQHNVMDVVRLNKKIYEGRRFTDAGFDHHDLFFVDGTTPSDLITRRFLHICESANGAVAVHCKAGLGRTGTLIGCYMMKHYRFTAPEAIAWIRICRPGSVIGPQQHFLEQKQHSMWVQGDLYRSQQKQQQLRQSRQQERNMSRLISSMDDISIDSASLKPQSVNENDFREEDMIHTQGDKLLALKGQRHPRPSITANCVLNPAQSTISPPKSSKAPLFHSSSPARRLARSPSSSAGNLKSFSPRLAHSLGNLYDESNFLEDANSTPQSSFTPSPSPGLTQCSPAPPSGFSFGYPASDPRPPPSHLNYSQEVDMNVNTLPGANSISASHTVRPVNRTGYSLFSRNRPSPRRGPVRAGLSGFPARYLSRSIPSLQSEYAQY